The following proteins are co-located in the Pedosphaera parvula Ellin514 genome:
- a CDS encoding response regulator — protein MKTILSVDDGEDDAYLLHRALQYVQTKCNLESVPSAAAAMEYLSGTGPFADRYEHPLPSIILLDIKMPDTNGFELLRWIRSKPEFKSIPVIMLTCSEAAVDIEHAYEIGANSYLVKSLDFQNLKQDLPLFMHYWLDLNQTPESDQ, from the coding sequence ATGAAAACTATCTTATCCGTGGATGACGGCGAAGATGATGCTTACCTCCTTCACCGGGCTTTACAATATGTTCAAACGAAATGCAATCTGGAGAGCGTTCCCAGTGCAGCGGCGGCCATGGAATACCTTTCGGGTACCGGTCCCTTTGCTGATCGGTATGAACATCCGCTGCCTTCCATCATTTTGCTCGATATCAAAATGCCCGACACCAATGGCTTTGAGCTCCTCCGGTGGATTCGATCCAAACCCGAATTCAAGTCCATCCCCGTCATCATGCTCACCTGCTCAGAGGCCGCTGTTGATATCGAACATGCCTATGAAATAGGCGCGAACTCCTATTTGGTGAAGTCGCTCGATTTTCAAAACCTCAAGCAAGACCTTCCATTATTCATGCACTATTGGCTGGACCTAAATCAGACCCCCGAGTCAGACCAATGA
- the argS gene encoding arginine--tRNA ligase: MAHCSQKQDPFLKQEDGEWKPNPALIQKSDGAANYATTDLATLAYRLETWNPAEIAYVTGGPQQLHFQQIFAIFRRWHPEAPVKLAHVWFGSILGEDGKPFKTRSGETVKLADLLDEAEERAYKVVSDKATERETTVPEEQKREIARVVGLGALKYADLLPNRQSDYVFSWDRMLALNGNTAPYLQYAYARIRSIFRRGGIENEASGWSGTISLTAPDEIILSKHLLNFSLVLEGVAEEYRPNYLCNYLYELSGHFARFYENCPVLKSEPAERASRLLLCDLTARVLKQGLEILGIEVLEQM, from the coding sequence ATGGCTCACTGCTCTCAGAAACAGGATCCTTTTCTCAAACAGGAAGATGGCGAGTGGAAGCCGAATCCGGCTCTCATCCAAAAGAGCGACGGTGCCGCAAACTACGCCACGACCGATCTCGCAACCCTCGCTTACCGCCTGGAAACCTGGAATCCAGCGGAGATTGCTTACGTCACCGGTGGCCCCCAGCAACTCCACTTTCAGCAAATTTTTGCGATCTTCCGCCGTTGGCATCCGGAAGCGCCGGTCAAACTGGCTCACGTCTGGTTCGGTTCCATTCTCGGTGAAGACGGCAAGCCCTTCAAAACCCGTTCCGGCGAAACTGTCAAACTCGCGGACCTCCTTGATGAAGCGGAGGAACGCGCTTACAAGGTGGTGAGCGACAAAGCCACCGAACGTGAAACCACTGTCCCCGAGGAACAGAAGCGGGAAATTGCCAGGGTGGTTGGCCTCGGCGCCCTTAAATACGCCGACCTGCTCCCCAACCGCCAAAGTGATTACGTATTTAGCTGGGACAGGATGCTTGCGTTGAATGGTAACACTGCTCCGTATTTGCAGTATGCTTACGCACGCATCCGCAGCATTTTCCGCCGTGGCGGAATTGAAAATGAAGCGAGTGGCTGGAGCGGAACCATCTCCCTGACCGCTCCGGATGAAATTATTCTATCCAAGCACCTGCTGAACTTCAGTTTGGTCCTGGAGGGTGTTGCCGAAGAATACCGCCCTAATTATCTCTGCAATTATCTCTACGAATTGTCCGGCCACTTTGCCCGGTTCTACGAAAACTGCCCCGTCCTCAAATCTGAACCCGCCGAACGCGCCAGCCGCCTGCTGCTGTGCGACCTCACCGCCCGCGTTCTAAAGCAAGGTCTCGAAATTCTAGGAATAGAAGTTCTGGAGCAGATGTAG
- a CDS encoding DUF883 family protein has protein sequence MNTQNGLKENMEDMMDDASTLLNHTDDMTDDSMVQARKQLAEAMEQVRNAYEVVQKKAVEGAKATDKAIRNNPYAAIGIAAGVGVLIGYLISRRK, from the coding sequence ATGAATACCCAAAACGGTCTGAAAGAAAACATGGAAGACATGATGGATGACGCCAGCACCTTGCTTAATCATACCGATGACATGACAGACGACAGCATGGTTCAAGCTCGCAAGCAACTCGCCGAAGCAATGGAACAGGTCCGCAATGCCTATGAAGTCGTCCAAAAGAAGGCAGTGGAGGGGGCCAAGGCTACCGATAAAGCGATTCGCAACAATCCCTATGCGGCCATCGGCATCGCAGCCGGCGTCGGTGTACTGATCGGTTACCTGATCAGCCGCCGCAAATAA
- a CDS encoding M50 family metallopeptidase has protein sequence MPKWVKFILAILLLPLCYGAGQALWMVLRASGHATNFWIAFTAGVGCWVVIYLLLPKPMLVYVFGHELTHALWAWLFGGKVKKFKASSNGGHVVVTKTNFLICLAPYFFPLYVALVVLFFGIGHLIWNWKPYLLWFHLLLGSAYAFHLTLTWHILKTEQSDITSQGYLFSSVIIFLGNISILLVGLPLLAAKVDLITAFGWWGKSTWEVLLRLKGMV, from the coding sequence ATGCCCAAATGGGTTAAATTCATCCTCGCGATTCTGCTGTTGCCGCTCTGTTACGGCGCGGGGCAGGCGCTTTGGATGGTGCTCCGTGCCAGTGGGCACGCTACGAATTTCTGGATCGCCTTTACAGCCGGGGTCGGTTGTTGGGTGGTGATCTACCTGCTCTTGCCCAAGCCGATGCTGGTCTATGTGTTTGGCCATGAATTGACTCATGCGCTGTGGGCATGGTTGTTTGGCGGAAAGGTAAAAAAGTTCAAGGCATCGTCCAATGGCGGGCATGTCGTGGTGACCAAAACCAACTTTTTGATCTGCCTGGCCCCTTATTTCTTTCCTCTATACGTCGCGCTCGTGGTGCTGTTTTTTGGCATCGGGCATCTCATCTGGAATTGGAAACCTTATCTTCTCTGGTTTCACCTGCTGCTCGGGTCGGCGTATGCCTTTCATCTCACCCTGACCTGGCACATCCTTAAGACCGAGCAGTCCGACATCACCTCGCAAGGTTACCTGTTTTCCAGCGTGATTATCTTTCTCGGAAATATCAGCATCCTGCTGGTGGGATTGCCATTGTTGGCGGCGAAGGTGGACTTGATTACTGCCTTCGGCTGGTGGGGTAAAAGCACCTGGGAGGTGCTTTTACGATTAAAAGGCATGGTGTAA
- the dnaN gene encoding DNA polymerase III subunit beta: MNLTISKEQLINGLQAVQNVVSTRTTLPILSNVLIRAEGNRLEFTATDLDVTISCGVEAAVKEGGATTVPVKKLFGIVRELNNPEIEIEVDEKNTCSIRSGSSFYKINGLSADEFPPLPKFKEDKKVTLPQEKVKGMMKKTSFAISTDESRYVLNGIFISLKEHKLTMVATDGRRLALVDEEVDVTEKSQGEFIVPAKAVNELNRLLTDKGEVEIRYSENQAAFTLKDEKGFSILIISKLIEGNYPNYRQVIPGEAKERIALVREEFLHALKRAEIMTSEKSNSVKLTFSKNNLAITANSPEVGEARESLAINYKGKEMAIAFNPKYVIDPLNALSNDEIFLELIDELSPGVVKINGPFLYVVMPMRLS; encoded by the coding sequence ATGAATCTGACCATTTCAAAAGAGCAACTCATCAACGGGCTGCAAGCCGTACAGAATGTCGTCAGCACGCGGACGACGTTACCGATTCTTTCCAACGTGCTTATTCGCGCGGAAGGCAACCGCCTTGAGTTCACAGCCACCGATCTGGACGTCACCATCTCCTGCGGCGTTGAAGCCGCTGTGAAGGAAGGTGGAGCGACTACGGTGCCAGTGAAGAAACTGTTCGGCATCGTGCGCGAGCTGAACAACCCGGAGATCGAAATCGAGGTGGATGAGAAAAACACCTGCAGCATCCGGTCGGGATCTTCTTTTTATAAGATTAATGGTCTCAGCGCCGATGAATTTCCTCCATTGCCCAAGTTCAAGGAAGATAAGAAAGTCACCCTGCCACAGGAAAAGGTGAAAGGGATGATGAAAAAGACTTCCTTCGCCATTTCCACGGATGAATCGCGTTACGTGCTCAACGGTATTTTTATCAGCCTGAAGGAACACAAGCTGACCATGGTGGCAACTGATGGCCGCCGGCTGGCCTTGGTGGATGAAGAAGTGGATGTCACTGAAAAAAGCCAGGGAGAATTTATTGTTCCCGCGAAAGCCGTGAATGAATTGAACCGCCTGTTGACCGATAAAGGTGAGGTGGAGATTCGCTATTCTGAAAACCAGGCTGCGTTTACGTTAAAGGATGAAAAAGGCTTCTCGATCCTGATTATCAGCAAGCTAATTGAAGGAAATTATCCGAATTATCGCCAGGTCATTCCGGGAGAGGCCAAGGAACGGATCGCTTTGGTTCGGGAAGAATTTCTGCATGCGTTGAAGCGCGCTGAAATCATGACCAGCGAGAAGTCGAACTCGGTGAAGCTGACTTTCTCGAAGAACAACCTGGCCATTACCGCCAATTCTCCTGAAGTTGGTGAGGCCCGCGAGAGTCTGGCGATCAATTACAAAGGCAAGGAGATGGCGATCGCATTCAATCCGAAATACGTCATTGATCCGCTGAATGCGTTGAGCAACGACGAAATTTTCCTGGAATTGATCGATGAACTGAGCCCGGGCGTGGTGAAGATCAACGGACCATTTCTGTATGTGGTCATGCCGATGCGTTTGAGCTAA
- a CDS encoding PTS sugar transporter subunit IIA, with protein sequence MNLGDILGSDNILPDLQATNRWEAIDELIDNLVATNKIKPENRDAIAAVVKKRETSMSTGIGFGIGIPHASTDLIYEVVGAFGRSKRGVNFDALDNQPVNLVMLFLVPQGQFQKHLHTLANIAKLLHKKEFRQALEEAPNAEAMYKIIKEYGGK encoded by the coding sequence ATGAACCTTGGCGACATTCTCGGGTCGGATAATATTTTGCCGGATTTGCAGGCTACGAATCGATGGGAAGCCATCGATGAGCTGATCGACAACCTCGTTGCCACAAATAAAATCAAGCCCGAGAACCGGGACGCCATCGCGGCGGTGGTAAAAAAACGGGAGACCTCGATGAGTACCGGCATCGGGTTTGGCATCGGAATCCCCCATGCCTCCACCGACCTGATTTACGAGGTGGTCGGGGCTTTCGGGCGATCGAAGAGAGGGGTTAACTTCGATGCACTTGATAACCAGCCGGTAAACCTCGTCATGCTCTTCCTCGTTCCCCAAGGCCAATTTCAGAAACACCTTCACACCCTCGCCAACATCGCCAAGCTCCTCCACAAGAAAGAATTTCGTCAGGCTCTCGAAGAAGCTCCCAATGCCGAAGCCATGTACAAAATCATCAAGGAATACGGTGGGAAGTAG
- a CDS encoding PEP-CTERM sorting domain-containing protein produces the protein MKKLLVLLSASGVAALSAQAQVSLTGSPYTQNFDTLANSGTANTWTDNTTIAGWYAGTSGTFSGTYRADIGSSTTGAIYSYGSSAATDRALGSVASGTTGTLAYGVRLQNNTGGMIGNLNLSYTGEQWRNGGNATAQTLSLTYRISSGPITSSDAAGTQSWTSYASLNFTSPTTGATAAALDGNNAANHTFISATLTGITLNAGDEIFFRWVDLNDAGNDHGLAVDDFTLSYDPVAVPEPSTFALLGVGAMAGMFVLVRRKK, from the coding sequence ATGAAAAAACTATTGGTCCTTTTATCCGCTTCGGGAGTGGCGGCTTTAAGTGCACAGGCTCAAGTTTCGCTTACAGGTTCTCCTTACACCCAGAATTTCGATACCTTGGCCAATAGCGGCACAGCCAATACGTGGACGGATAATACTACTATTGCTGGGTGGTATGCCGGCACTTCGGGCACTTTTTCTGGAACCTACCGGGCTGATATAGGGTCAAGCACAACTGGCGCTATCTACAGTTATGGCAGTTCTGCTGCAACAGATCGTGCCCTCGGTTCCGTTGCTTCAGGTACTACTGGTACGCTGGCCTATGGTGTTCGGTTGCAAAATAATACCGGAGGCATGATCGGTAACCTCAATCTTTCCTATACTGGCGAGCAATGGCGCAACGGTGGCAATGCCACCGCTCAGACTTTATCGCTCACCTATCGCATCAGCAGCGGCCCCATTACCAGTTCCGATGCTGCCGGCACTCAGTCTTGGACATCCTACGCCTCCTTGAATTTTACGAGCCCCACCACTGGGGCAACTGCCGCAGCCTTGGACGGCAATAATGCCGCCAATCACACTTTCATTAGTGCCACTCTTACCGGAATCACCCTGAATGCTGGCGATGAGATCTTTTTTCGCTGGGTGGACCTCAATGATGCAGGCAACGACCATGGGTTAGCCGTCGATGATTTCACGCTCTCATACGATCCAGTTGCCGTGCCTGAACCCTCCACCTTCGCGCTGCTGGGCGTGGGTGCCATGGCTGGGATGTTCGTTCTCGTGCGTCGAAAAAAATAA
- the pyrE gene encoding orotate phosphoribosyltransferase, translating to MTEQEVLQVFRDTGALLEGHFVLRSGLHSRQFFQCALALQQMPTVERLGAALAAKVKHLGAVTVISPAMGGLVLGQEVARQLKTRFIFVEKEEGKLVLRRGFKIAPGEKILVVEDVVTKGGRVQETIDIVRAHQGEVVGAAMAVDRSNGVVNVGVPRFSLLALQVEAFPADKLPPDLVGTPAVKPGSK from the coding sequence ATGACAGAACAGGAAGTCTTGCAGGTTTTTCGGGATACCGGTGCATTATTGGAAGGACATTTTGTCCTGCGCAGCGGATTGCACAGCCGGCAGTTCTTTCAGTGTGCCTTGGCGCTGCAACAGATGCCGACGGTGGAAAGACTCGGGGCAGCCCTGGCAGCCAAGGTGAAACATTTGGGTGCAGTGACAGTCATCTCGCCTGCGATGGGTGGACTGGTGCTAGGGCAGGAAGTGGCTCGGCAGTTAAAGACCCGGTTTATCTTTGTTGAAAAGGAAGAAGGCAAGCTGGTGCTGCGTCGCGGGTTCAAGATTGCACCGGGAGAAAAGATTCTGGTGGTGGAAGATGTCGTGACCAAAGGCGGTCGCGTGCAGGAAACCATTGATATTGTCCGGGCACATCAAGGTGAAGTGGTGGGCGCAGCAATGGCGGTGGACCGCTCCAATGGCGTGGTGAACGTGGGGGTGCCGAGGTTCAGTCTGCTGGCGTTGCAGGTGGAGGCTTTTCCAGCAGACAAGTTGCCGCCTGATCTGGTCGGAACGCCTGCCGTGAAGCCGGGAAGTAAATAA
- a CDS encoding cysteine desulfurase family protein yields the protein MRTVYFDYNATTPLDPQVREAMLPFLDGIYGNPSSVHHVGRKARSILDEAHDRVAKVLGAKPSEIIFTSGGTEADNLAIFGTARLLKSKGRHIITSVIEHHAVLHCVDYLEKKEGFEITRLPVDREGFIHPEDLKKAIRPDTILVTLMAANNEIGTVQPVAELGAICRERGVLFHTDAVQWFGKEPFANIHQFNADLVSICAHKFHGPKGAGALYIKSPLHPDPILFGGGHENERRAGTENMAAIIGLVEAMERFVSNPIFSREKLLPLTERLITLVDSMPRVQLVGPRDKRLVNTVAFLVEGSDSIALLAGLDLEGICASSGSACSAGSIEPSHVIVGLGVDRNLANSLVRFSLGRESTMGEVEYAERIVPQVIKRAQRPQ from the coding sequence GTGCGCACGGTTTATTTTGATTACAACGCCACAACACCGCTCGATCCGCAGGTGCGGGAGGCGATGCTGCCGTTTTTGGATGGAATTTATGGCAATCCCAGCAGTGTGCACCATGTCGGGCGGAAAGCGCGGTCCATTCTGGATGAGGCGCATGATCGGGTGGCCAAGGTGCTCGGGGCAAAGCCGAGTGAGATTATTTTTACCAGCGGTGGCACGGAGGCCGATAACCTGGCGATTTTTGGAACGGCACGGCTGTTAAAGTCAAAGGGACGGCATATCATCACCTCGGTAATTGAACATCATGCCGTGCTGCATTGTGTTGATTATTTGGAAAAGAAGGAAGGATTCGAGATCACCCGCCTGCCAGTAGACCGGGAAGGGTTCATTCATCCCGAGGATTTGAAGAAGGCGATCCGACCCGACACCATCCTGGTCACCCTGATGGCCGCCAACAATGAGATTGGCACCGTGCAGCCAGTAGCTGAATTAGGTGCGATTTGCCGGGAGCGTGGTGTTTTATTCCATACCGATGCCGTGCAATGGTTCGGCAAGGAGCCATTTGCGAACATTCACCAGTTCAATGCCGACCTGGTTTCCATTTGCGCGCACAAGTTCCATGGGCCAAAAGGTGCGGGAGCACTCTATATCAAATCGCCGCTTCATCCGGACCCAATCCTGTTCGGTGGCGGGCATGAGAATGAGCGTCGCGCTGGCACTGAAAACATGGCGGCAATCATCGGTTTGGTGGAGGCCATGGAGCGCTTTGTGTCGAATCCGATATTTTCGCGGGAAAAGTTGCTGCCGCTCACTGAAAGATTGATCACCCTGGTTGATTCCATGCCACGAGTCCAATTAGTAGGACCACGTGATAAACGACTGGTGAATACCGTTGCTTTCCTTGTGGAAGGTTCGGATAGTATCGCGTTGCTGGCGGGATTGGATTTGGAAGGCATTTGCGCTTCCAGCGGTTCGGCGTGTTCGGCGGGGTCCATTGAACCCTCACATGTGATTGTCGGGCTGGGAGTGGATCGGAATCTGGCAAATTCCCTGGTTCGCTTCTCGCTTGGCCGCGAGAGCACGATGGGCGAAGTGGAGTACGCCGAGCGGATTGTACCGCAAGTGATTAAACGGGCACAACGTCCCCAATAG
- a CDS encoding 3-keto-disaccharide hydrolase codes for MLSNYKTAFRMVSGLLFAALTLSYFSQDLHAAEPEAGFTSLFDGKTLQGWSYVPRIKAPGHYLAANNIIICPSNTWGVLMSAGEYSDFVLRLDYKLEAGGNNGVLVRTTLLSTNKMDSGVEIQMLDDKAPKHEHLKPYQYNGSVYGIVPAHDGAPKIDEWNTEEITCIGQHYKVVLNGKVIVDADLTDPQYEEGFKSHAGAHHLRGHIGFMGHGDYFEFRNIRIKEIVPEMKK; via the coding sequence ATGCTTTCAAATTATAAAACTGCTTTCCGAATGGTTTCGGGATTGCTGTTTGCCGCGCTCACGCTCTCTTATTTTTCCCAAGATCTCCACGCAGCCGAGCCAGAAGCTGGCTTTACCTCCTTATTCGATGGCAAAACGTTGCAAGGCTGGAGTTACGTTCCAAGAATCAAAGCTCCCGGTCATTACCTGGCAGCGAATAACATCATCATCTGCCCCTCCAACACCTGGGGAGTATTGATGTCCGCCGGGGAATACTCGGATTTCGTGCTGCGATTGGATTACAAATTGGAAGCAGGCGGCAACAACGGCGTCCTCGTTCGCACCACGCTGCTGAGCACCAATAAGATGGATTCCGGCGTGGAAATCCAGATGCTCGACGACAAGGCGCCGAAACACGAACACCTCAAGCCTTACCAATACAACGGCTCCGTCTATGGCATCGTTCCCGCCCATGATGGTGCACCAAAGATCGATGAATGGAACACCGAAGAAATCACCTGCATCGGCCAACACTACAAAGTAGTGCTCAACGGCAAGGTGATTGTCGACGCGGACCTTACCGATCCGCAATACGAAGAAGGATTTAAGTCACATGCCGGAGCACATCATCTGCGTGGGCACATAGGTTTCATGGGGCACGGCGATTACTTTGAGTTTCGGAATATACGCATCAAGGAAATCGTCCCGGAAATGAAGAAGTGA
- a CDS encoding PTS sugar transporter subunit IIA, whose amino-acid sequence MNLRDFFGPDKFLPDLQAANRWEVIDELISHLVVTNQIKPEHREVLTAAVKEREIAMSTGIGFGIGLPHALSDLVDDVVAVCGQSKQGIDYNAPDNQPVKCVVLFLSPRRQQEQHTRFLADLAKALHKRDS is encoded by the coding sequence ATGAACCTGCGCGATTTTTTTGGACCGGATAAGTTCCTGCCGGATTTGCAGGCGGCGAATCGATGGGAGGTCATCGATGAGTTGATCAGTCATCTCGTGGTTACGAACCAGATAAAGCCTGAGCATCGCGAGGTCCTTACTGCAGCGGTAAAGGAGCGGGAGATCGCGATGAGCACGGGAATTGGTTTCGGCATCGGCCTGCCCCACGCCTTGAGCGATCTGGTGGATGACGTGGTTGCGGTTTGCGGTCAGTCGAAGCAGGGGATTGATTATAATGCTCCGGACAACCAGCCGGTAAAATGCGTCGTCCTCTTTTTATCTCCCCGCCGGCAGCAGGAGCAACACACTCGTTTCCTCGCGGACCTGGCGAAAGCACTTCACAAAAGAGATTCCTGA
- a CDS encoding molybdopterin-dependent oxidoreductase: MKSLKRPGVLTGLLVGLMLTLAITVIFYVGWKVLGLPFVPFDIFDWMTRVLPGQVIASGIDAMVKVIRSLNLGPTATTAKLAEQGMAVGGMLFAGAIVGAIFFAVERALHGRNASVAGPVFGLAAGIPIMLLSLHLNKAPEIPPWISAIWILLVFLAWGVAIARANQRLFATAHITEDSAEQALVKRIDRRRFLVRLGGATALITVTGAMVGRLSRTGARQSAVQRESLWSSNHPLPNADAEVKSVPGTRPEFTPLERHYRIDINTTPPTIDESQWRLKIKGLMEKPLELTLNEIRSYEPMHQFITLACISNPVGGDLIGTTRWTGVSLQKLLPTWQLRPNATHLKIHGADGFYEVVSLETIKADERVMLAYAWDGVPLLAEHGFPLRIYVPNTYGMKLPKWIESIEAIDHWEPGYWVTRGWDKAAQMKATSVIDTVGVNMNIVGADARTVVPIGGIAHAGSRGISKVEVQVDDGPWQEAALRKPLSKLTWVIWRYEWPFQRGKHTFTVRCFDGTGAMQSPIPTPMEPDGAAGLHSKTQMF; encoded by the coding sequence GTGAAAAGTCTTAAAAGGCCCGGTGTTCTGACCGGTTTGCTTGTCGGCCTGATGCTTACGCTGGCAATTACGGTGATTTTTTATGTGGGATGGAAAGTGTTGGGATTGCCTTTTGTTCCCTTCGACATTTTCGATTGGATGACACGCGTGTTGCCTGGGCAGGTTATCGCCTCGGGCATCGATGCCATGGTGAAGGTGATCCGCTCCTTGAATCTGGGCCCGACTGCGACGACGGCCAAACTGGCTGAGCAAGGAATGGCAGTCGGAGGCATGCTGTTCGCAGGCGCGATCGTTGGAGCGATATTTTTCGCTGTCGAACGCGCATTGCACGGGCGCAATGCCTCTGTTGCAGGACCTGTCTTCGGATTGGCAGCAGGCATTCCCATCATGCTGCTCAGTCTGCACCTGAACAAAGCGCCCGAAATTCCGCCTTGGATCAGTGCCATCTGGATTTTGCTCGTATTCCTGGCGTGGGGAGTTGCCATCGCCCGGGCAAATCAACGACTCTTTGCCACGGCTCACATAACCGAAGACTCTGCTGAGCAAGCGTTGGTGAAGCGCATTGATCGGCGTCGATTCCTCGTTCGATTAGGTGGCGCCACTGCTTTGATTACCGTGACCGGCGCAATGGTGGGCAGACTCTCCCGGACTGGTGCGAGACAATCCGCGGTGCAGAGGGAATCACTCTGGTCCTCCAATCATCCTTTACCCAATGCCGATGCTGAAGTGAAATCAGTGCCCGGCACACGACCGGAATTTACGCCACTGGAAAGGCATTACCGGATTGATATCAACACGACACCTCCTACCATCGACGAGTCTCAATGGCGGTTGAAAATAAAAGGTCTCATGGAAAAGCCGCTGGAGTTGACACTGAACGAAATTCGCAGTTACGAGCCAATGCATCAGTTCATCACTCTGGCCTGCATCTCCAATCCTGTCGGTGGCGATTTGATCGGAACAACCCGCTGGACAGGAGTCAGCCTGCAAAAATTATTGCCGACCTGGCAACTCAGGCCCAATGCCACGCATCTTAAAATCCACGGAGCGGATGGATTTTATGAAGTAGTTTCATTGGAAACCATCAAAGCGGATGAACGCGTGATGCTCGCCTACGCATGGGATGGCGTGCCGCTGCTGGCCGAACATGGATTTCCATTGCGCATTTACGTTCCCAACACCTACGGCATGAAGCTGCCCAAATGGATTGAGTCCATCGAGGCGATTGATCACTGGGAGCCGGGATATTGGGTGACTCGCGGTTGGGACAAGGCCGCGCAGATGAAGGCGACTTCGGTGATTGATACCGTTGGTGTGAACATGAATATCGTAGGAGCGGATGCGCGGACGGTTGTTCCCATTGGCGGAATTGCACACGCAGGTTCGCGTGGAATCTCGAAAGTCGAAGTGCAAGTGGATGACGGACCATGGCAGGAGGCCGCGCTCCGCAAACCACTTTCCAAATTAACCTGGGTCATCTGGCGTTATGAGTGGCCCTTCCAAAGAGGCAAACATACCTTCACCGTGCGCTGCTTCGATGGCACCGGGGCGATGCAGAGCCCCATACCAACTCCCATGGAACCCGATGGGGCAGCCGGATTGCACAGCAAAACCCAGATGTTTTGA
- a CDS encoding sulfite oxidase-like oxidoreductase, producing MKEQYIAAKERWARKMAGKEKRVVRSEDRLPPGQREVHNFPVLDLGIRPEIPLDKWELKIGGKVENPVTLNWEQFMALPQFKDVSDFHCVTTWSQFDMEFEGVAFFTIADLVKPKPEATHVYFKSYDGYSTNNPLDVCMDDDVMIAHSWNGKPLTREHGGPARIIIPKRYAWKGAKFIREITFLDRDILGFWELRGYSNTADPFKDDRFA from the coding sequence ATGAAAGAACAATACATAGCAGCAAAGGAACGCTGGGCGCGAAAGATGGCGGGGAAGGAAAAGCGGGTGGTGCGCTCAGAGGACCGGTTGCCGCCGGGTCAACGCGAGGTGCACAACTTTCCGGTGCTGGACTTGGGCATTCGACCGGAAATTCCGCTCGATAAATGGGAGCTCAAGATCGGCGGGAAGGTGGAGAATCCGGTGACTTTGAACTGGGAGCAATTCATGGCACTCCCGCAGTTCAAGGATGTGAGTGACTTTCATTGTGTCACCACCTGGAGTCAGTTCGATATGGAATTTGAAGGCGTGGCATTCTTTACGATTGCCGATTTGGTGAAGCCGAAGCCGGAGGCGACACATGTCTATTTCAAAAGTTACGACGGCTATTCCACCAACAATCCGCTCGATGTCTGCATGGATGATGATGTGATGATCGCGCATTCCTGGAATGGCAAGCCGCTGACGCGCGAACATGGCGGTCCGGCGCGGATAATAATTCCCAAACGTTATGCCTGGAAGGGAGCCAAGTTCATTCGCGAAATCACATTTTTGGACCGGGACATCCTTGGTTTTTGGGAGCTGCGCGGTTATTCCAATACTGCTGATCCTTTTAAAGACGATAGGTTTGCTTAA